The proteins below are encoded in one region of Corynebacterium felinum:
- a CDS encoding protein kinase domain-containing protein, translating into MQLKMGELLEGRYRIEAPIARGGMSTVYRCLDTRLGRHVAAKVMDARYVHDPVFRQRFRREARSMARLSHPNLVGVYDFSSEGEHIFLIMELITGGTLRELLAERGPMPPHAAVAVMRAVLTGLRVVHEANMVHRDLKPDNILISATHQVKLSDFGLVRAASASTVASNQIVGTVSYLSPEQVTGDDITEASDVYSAGIVLFELLTGSTPFRGENQIEHAYARLDSPVPAPSSKISGIPKLIDELVASACAFDPNERFADATEFLAALDDVAYELALPAFTVPVPQNAAAFRAATEMISTDDHTEMFTTAIPKQDPSAEGVTEVITDPDQLEMPTTVFPPTPPVAGTGSVPEETGVLDAHGFPVNPQGAHAAGSTAPAAGAAAGAGAAAASLSPETAMQPRITPDVHNRAVEPMPDFAPAAVENTKPEVSNRGKVGLVLWLIVAMVLTCCVAVGAWWYGSGRYGEIPQVLGMEKTAATAALQEAGFSSEVSLIYHDEIPAESAIGTNPSAGSSTVKGDVVTLLVSRGKPTVPAFEKVKDYPSVLAEHSLTAAEGGEEYSDTVPVGEIVRVEPAVGTEVNTKTQVTVFRSKGPEPINIPSVRDRDADEAVQMLEEAGFKVEIQHRFDEQVQGDRAIETSPEAGTAHPKGSSVTVVISTASVIPEVEGMSESEARSALAEAGVRVEAVTRASDSNISGASASEVHTVIPAPGTLIDGSTTPVTIVLVAEVDVPNVVGKRVSEARRILHDAGFQVKLPSGATGRSRVYYQSPSSFSSAVPGSDIELSTF; encoded by the coding sequence ATGCAGTTGAAGATGGGTGAACTACTCGAAGGGCGTTACCGTATTGAGGCGCCGATTGCGCGCGGGGGCATGTCGACCGTGTATCGGTGCCTAGATACGCGCTTGGGTCGTCATGTTGCTGCGAAGGTCATGGACGCTCGTTATGTTCACGATCCCGTCTTCCGTCAGCGTTTCCGCCGTGAGGCGCGCAGTATGGCGCGGTTGTCGCACCCCAATTTGGTGGGTGTGTACGATTTCAGTTCTGAGGGTGAGCATATTTTCCTCATCATGGAGCTGATTACTGGCGGTACGTTGCGCGAGTTGTTGGCTGAGCGTGGGCCGATGCCGCCGCATGCTGCTGTTGCTGTGATGCGCGCGGTGTTGACTGGTTTGCGTGTGGTGCATGAGGCAAACATGGTGCACCGTGATTTGAAGCCGGACAATATTTTGATTTCGGCTACGCACCAGGTGAAGTTGTCGGATTTTGGTTTGGTGCGTGCTGCTTCCGCGTCAACTGTGGCAAGTAATCAGATTGTTGGCACGGTATCGTATCTCTCCCCGGAGCAGGTGACTGGGGATGATATTACTGAGGCTTCTGATGTGTATTCGGCGGGCATTGTGCTCTTCGAGCTGCTAACGGGCTCGACACCGTTTCGTGGGGAGAATCAGATTGAGCACGCGTATGCGCGTCTAGATTCCCCTGTGCCTGCCCCAAGTTCGAAGATTTCGGGCATTCCGAAGCTCATTGATGAGCTTGTTGCTTCCGCCTGTGCTTTTGATCCGAATGAGCGTTTTGCGGATGCGACTGAGTTTCTTGCTGCGCTTGACGACGTCGCCTACGAGCTTGCCCTTCCCGCTTTCACTGTTCCCGTACCCCAGAATGCTGCCGCGTTTCGGGCGGCGACGGAAATGATCAGCACTGATGATCACACGGAGATGTTCACCACTGCTATTCCGAAGCAGGATCCTTCCGCGGAAGGTGTCACTGAGGTGATTACAGATCCTGATCAGCTGGAAATGCCCACCACGGTTTTCCCGCCAACTCCACCTGTGGCGGGTACGGGTAGCGTTCCGGAGGAAACGGGAGTCTTGGATGCTCACGGGTTCCCAGTGAATCCTCAGGGTGCACACGCTGCTGGTTCCACCGCCCCTGCCGCAGGAGCTGCGGCTGGGGCTGGGGCAGCTGCGGCATCTTTGAGTCCTGAGACAGCGATGCAGCCACGAATTACCCCCGATGTGCACAATCGTGCAGTTGAGCCGATGCCTGATTTCGCGCCTGCAGCCGTCGAAAACACAAAGCCTGAGGTGAGCAATAGGGGCAAGGTTGGTTTGGTGCTGTGGCTTATTGTGGCGATGGTGCTCACCTGCTGTGTTGCCGTGGGTGCGTGGTGGTATGGTTCGGGCCGTTATGGTGAGATTCCCCAAGTGCTGGGGATGGAGAAAACTGCTGCGACAGCCGCATTACAGGAGGCGGGGTTTTCCTCGGAAGTCTCGTTAATTTATCACGATGAGATTCCTGCGGAGTCTGCGATAGGCACGAATCCTTCAGCAGGGAGTAGCACAGTAAAGGGTGACGTTGTCACCCTTTTGGTGTCGAGGGGCAAGCCTACGGTTCCTGCCTTTGAAAAGGTGAAGGATTATCCTTCTGTTCTTGCTGAGCATTCGCTGACAGCGGCTGAAGGGGGTGAGGAATACTCCGATACCGTTCCGGTGGGCGAGATTGTCAGAGTAGAGCCTGCGGTGGGTACTGAGGTGAATACGAAAACTCAGGTCACTGTGTTCCGTTCGAAGGGCCCCGAGCCGATCAATATTCCAAGCGTGCGCGATAGGGATGCGGATGAGGCCGTTCAGATGCTGGAAGAGGCCGGGTTTAAGGTTGAAATTCAGCATCGTTTTGACGAGCAGGTTCAAGGCGATCGTGCGATTGAAACATCCCCTGAAGCTGGTACTGCGCACCCGAAGGGTTCCTCAGTCACCGTTGTGATCTCCACAGCGAGTGTGATCCCTGAAGTTGAGGGCATGAGCGAATCCGAGGCGCGCAGCGCATTAGCTGAAGCGGGTGTGCGTGTTGAGGCTGTGACCCGCGCAAGCGACTCCAATATTTCCGGCGCATCCGCCTCCGAAGTGCACACTGTCATCCCTGCACCTGGCACGCTTATCGACGGCTCCACCACGCCAGTGACCATCGTCCTGGTTGCGGAAGTGGATGTGCCCAACGTGGTGGGCAAGCGAGTGTCTGAGGCCCGCCGGATTCTTCACGACGCCGGCTTCCAGGTGAAACTGCCCTCCGGTGCCACCGGGCGCAGCCGCGTGTACTACCAATCGCCTAGCTCGTTTAGCTCCGCCGTCCCAGGATCAGACATTGAGCTCTCTACCTTCTAA
- a CDS encoding glycosyltransferase 87 family protein, with protein sequence MSSLPSKPQPQQHSARHLGRVGASISTMWVPALIIISCTWVLTGRYMVDLDVYRLGAHALLDGDNLYHQVYRTLEAPLPFTYPPFAALVFSPLAWLGLPIATPLFTCVSLLSLYASIRIVARSYPTLTLFTHPWGKVGLFVLALCTGAVHSTLLYGQINLVLLLFVVYGCLGCAPHTRARLIGGVLVGIAAAIKLTPGFFVLYFLARRNYAAIIGMCLGFGAATLVAYACAPDSSIDYFTHVLFDAGRIGAEHYTENHSLKASLSRAGLSNYWPYAAIITTALAYFAARNCKAQMSFCIIAFALLAVSPVSWVHHWVWLVPCTIILYAHKHYVLTIWAVCTSTLFSYLDDLLPHSNHLELQWTFLQQLAGSHDVGFALCVIIVCAVHPQTTHLGAYSTVENNRINTLSARH encoded by the coding sequence TTGAGCTCTCTACCTTCTAAACCCCAACCACAGCAACACAGTGCGCGTCACCTGGGTCGGGTGGGGGCGTCGATAAGCACCATGTGGGTGCCTGCGCTGATCATCATCAGCTGCACGTGGGTGCTTACAGGCCGCTACATGGTCGATCTTGATGTCTACCGCCTCGGGGCACACGCCCTGCTTGATGGCGATAACCTCTACCATCAGGTCTACCGCACCCTCGAAGCGCCCCTGCCGTTTACCTATCCCCCATTCGCCGCCCTTGTTTTCAGCCCGCTGGCATGGCTTGGGCTGCCGATTGCTACACCCCTGTTCACCTGCGTCAGCCTTCTTAGCCTCTATGCCAGCATCCGCATCGTTGCACGCAGCTACCCCACACTAACCCTCTTTACCCACCCGTGGGGAAAAGTCGGCCTCTTTGTGCTCGCACTGTGCACAGGCGCAGTTCACAGCACACTCCTGTATGGGCAAATCAACCTGGTATTGCTGCTTTTTGTTGTCTACGGCTGCCTCGGATGCGCACCGCACACCCGCGCTCGCCTGATCGGCGGGGTGCTCGTCGGCATCGCCGCAGCAATCAAGCTCACCCCAGGATTTTTCGTCCTTTATTTTCTTGCTCGGCGCAACTACGCAGCTATCATCGGCATGTGCCTCGGCTTCGGCGCCGCCACCCTTGTTGCGTATGCGTGTGCCCCCGACTCCAGCATTGACTACTTCACCCACGTGCTTTTCGACGCCGGACGTATCGGTGCTGAACACTACACCGAAAATCACTCCCTCAAAGCAAGCCTCAGCCGCGCCGGACTCAGCAACTACTGGCCCTATGCCGCGATTATCACCACAGCACTCGCCTATTTTGCCGCCCGCAACTGCAAGGCTCAGATGAGCTTCTGCATCATCGCGTTCGCCTTGCTTGCCGTCTCACCTGTGAGTTGGGTACACCACTGGGTATGGCTTGTTCCGTGCACCATAATCCTCTACGCCCACAAACACTACGTTCTTACAATTTGGGCTGTGTGCACCAGTACCCTCTTCAGCTACCTCGATGACCTCCTGCCCCACTCCAACCATCTCGAACTTCAGTGGACTTTCCTGCAACAACTAGCAGGGAGCCACGATGTCGGATTCGCCCTGTGTGTAATTATCGTCTGTGCTGTTCATCCACAAACCACCCACCTTGGAGCATATTCCACGGTTGAAAACAATCGCATCAACACCCTATCAGCACGTCACTAG
- a CDS encoding class II 3-deoxy-7-phosphoheptulonate synthase, whose product MSWTVDIPKEALPDLPPLPDGLQQKFDDVISRDAKQQPTWDPAIAANVRKILESVPPIVVAPEIRELERHLADVALGKAFLLQGGDCAETFESNTEPHIRANIKTLLQMAVVLTYGASTPVVKMARIAGQYAKPRSSDLDGNGLPNYRGDIVNGVEATHEARRHDPARMIRAYANSSAAMNLVRALTTSGTADLTRLTEWNREFVAQSPAGARYEALAQEIERGLDFMNACGVNDDSLRSASIFASHEALLVDYERAMLRLATDEQGNTKLYDLSAHQLWIGERTRGLDDFHVNFAALIANPVGIKIGPTCTPEEAVAYADKLDPDFVPGRLTMVARMGHDKVRTVLPAIIEAVEASGHKVIWQSDPMHGNTFTASNGYKTRHFDKVIDEVQGFFEVHRSLGTHPGGIHIEFTGENVTECLGGAEDITDVDLPGRYESACDPRLNTQQSLELAFLVAEMLRN is encoded by the coding sequence GTGAGTTGGACAGTTGATATTCCTAAAGAAGCCCTTCCGGACCTGCCACCATTGCCTGATGGTCTGCAGCAAAAGTTCGATGATGTTATTAGCCGTGATGCAAAGCAGCAGCCCACGTGGGACCCTGCTATTGCCGCGAATGTGCGCAAGATTTTGGAGTCGGTGCCCCCGATTGTTGTGGCGCCTGAGATACGTGAGCTTGAGCGCCACTTGGCGGATGTTGCTTTAGGTAAGGCATTTTTGCTGCAGGGCGGTGACTGTGCGGAGACTTTCGAGTCCAACACTGAGCCTCATATTCGCGCCAATATTAAGACGTTGCTGCAGATGGCTGTGGTGCTTACTTACGGTGCGTCTACCCCTGTGGTGAAGATGGCTCGTATTGCTGGCCAGTACGCGAAGCCTCGTTCCTCTGATCTGGACGGCAATGGTTTGCCTAATTACCGTGGCGATATTGTCAACGGTGTGGAGGCAACCCATGAGGCGCGTCGCCATGATCCTGCCCGTATGATTCGCGCGTACGCGAACTCTTCGGCGGCAATGAACTTGGTTCGGGCTTTGACCACTTCTGGTACTGCGGATTTGACTCGTTTGACGGAGTGGAACCGTGAGTTCGTGGCGCAGTCGCCTGCTGGTGCCCGCTACGAGGCTTTGGCTCAGGAAATTGAGCGCGGTCTGGATTTCATGAATGCCTGTGGTGTGAATGATGATTCGTTGCGTTCTGCTTCGATCTTCGCCTCCCATGAGGCTTTGTTGGTGGATTATGAGCGTGCGATGTTGCGTTTGGCTACCGATGAACAGGGCAATACAAAGCTTTATGATCTGTCTGCTCACCAGTTGTGGATCGGCGAGCGTACCCGTGGTTTGGATGATTTCCATGTGAATTTTGCGGCACTGATTGCCAACCCTGTGGGAATTAAGATTGGTCCGACGTGTACTCCTGAAGAGGCTGTTGCTTACGCTGATAAGTTGGATCCTGATTTTGTTCCTGGACGCCTGACTATGGTTGCGCGTATGGGCCACGATAAGGTTCGTACAGTTTTGCCTGCGATCATTGAGGCTGTGGAGGCTTCGGGGCATAAGGTTATTTGGCAGTCTGATCCGATGCATGGGAATACCTTCACCGCGTCTAATGGTTACAAGACGCGCCATTTTGACAAGGTTATTGATGAGGTTCAGGGCTTCTTTGAGGTCCACCGCTCTTTGGGCACTCACCCTGGTGGTATTCATATTGAGTTCACTGGCGAGAATGTGACGGAGTGCCTTGGTGGCGCTGAGGATATTACGGATGTGGATCTTCCTGGCCGCTACGAGTCGGCCTGTGATCCTCGCCTGAATACTCAGCAGTCGCTTGAGCTTGCGTTCCTTGTTGCGGAAATGCTGCGTAACTAG
- a CDS encoding polyadenylate-specific 3'-exoribonuclease AS, which produces MRYFYDTEFIEDGSTIDLVSIGIVAEDGREYYAVSTDADHSRAGAWVRENVLSQLPNPSSPLWRSNEQIKSEIVAFLRQGSSAAELWAWVGAYDHVVLAQLWGDMRGLPREIPRFTRELKQYWEFAGCPVLPPVPDGNHDALIDARHNLAKFRACEAQLPLGKRNKISI; this is translated from the coding sequence TTGCGCTATTTTTATGACACTGAGTTTATTGAAGATGGTTCGACGATCGATTTAGTGTCGATTGGGATTGTTGCTGAGGATGGCCGTGAGTATTATGCGGTCTCGACTGATGCTGATCATTCGCGAGCAGGGGCGTGGGTGCGGGAGAATGTGTTGAGTCAGTTGCCGAATCCTTCGTCGCCGTTGTGGCGGAGTAATGAGCAGATTAAGTCTGAGATTGTTGCGTTTTTGCGTCAGGGTTCTTCTGCTGCTGAGTTGTGGGCGTGGGTGGGCGCGTATGATCATGTTGTGCTGGCGCAGTTGTGGGGTGATATGCGTGGGTTGCCGCGGGAGATTCCGCGTTTTACGCGCGAGTTGAAGCAGTATTGGGAGTTTGCTGGGTGTCCGGTGTTGCCGCCTGTTCCGGATGGTAATCATGATGCGCTTATCGACGCTCGGCACAACCTTGCGAAGTTTCGCGCATGTGAAGCTCAACTTCCGCTTGGAAAACGCAATAAAATATCTATCTAG